A stretch of Gossypium hirsutum isolate 1008001.06 chromosome A06, Gossypium_hirsutum_v2.1, whole genome shotgun sequence DNA encodes these proteins:
- the LOC107899080 gene encoding katanin p60 ATPase-containing subunit A-like 2 isoform X1 — protein sequence MADEPSLTRWSFLDFKLFYDAKFGRKRLPEPQNGQTADELDSNGTNSNVTSKENHPVRNTSDMAIYEQYRNQGTHSVHSNGAVSNGFDSRPQRSLLPAFESAEMRALGESLSRDIVRGNPDVKWESIKGLEDAKRLLKEAVVMPIKYPKYFTGLLSPWKGILLFGPPGTGKTMLAKAVATECKTTFFNISASSVVSKWRGDSEKLIKVLFDLARHHAPSTIFLDEIDAIISQRGGEGRSEHEASRRLKTEILIQMDGLTRSDELVFVLAATNLPWELDAAMLRRLEKRILVPLPEPEARKAMFEELLPQQHGEESLPYDILVERSEGYSGSDIRLLCKEAAMQPLRRLMAVLEDNQEVVPEDELPNVGPVTSNDIETALRNTRPSAHLHAHRYEKFNTDYGSQILR from the exons ATGGCTGATGAACCTTCTCTCACTCGATGGTCTTTTCTG gattttaaactattttatgaTGCCAAGTTTGGGAGGAAGAGATTGCCTGAGCCGCAAAATGGTCAAACTGCTGATGAGCTCGACTCCAATGGCACTAATTCGAACGTGACTTCAAAAGAAAACCACCCTGTCAGGAACACTTCTGATATGGCTATCTACGAGCAGTACCGGAACCAG GGTACACACTCGGTGCACTCAAATGGCGCGGTGTCTAATGGATTTGATTCGAGACC GCAAAGGTCTCTGCTTCCTGCTTTTGAATCTGCAGAAATGCGTGCATTAGGAGAGAGTTTAAGTag GGACATTGTTCGAGGGAATCCAGATGTTAAGTGGGAAAGCATCAAGGGATTAGAGGATGCCAAACGCTTACTTAAAGAGGCAGTTGTTATGCCTATAAAATATCCCAA GTACTTTACTGGTCTTCTTTCACCATGGAAGGGTATTCTCCTTTTTGGCCCCCCAGGGACAGGAAAG ACAATGCTGGCAAAGGCTGTAGCAACAGAATGCAAGACCACATTTTTCAATATTTCAGCATCATCTGTTGTCAGCAAATGGCGTG GTGATTCTGAGAAGTTAATAAAAGTACTATTTGACCTAGCAAGACACCATGCACCGTCTACCATTTTTCTTGATGAAATTGATGCCATTATAAGTCAGCGTGGTGGTGAAGGACGCAGCGAGCATGAAGCCAGTAGGCGTTTGAAAACTGAGATACTTATACAG ATGGATGGTTTGACACGGTCAGATGAGCTCGTGTTTGTTCTGGCAGCAACAAACCTCCCCTGGGAATTGGATGCTGCCATGCTCCGTCGTCTTGAGAAGCGA ATCCTTGTTCCTCTCCCAGAGCCTGAAGCAAGAAAAGCGATGTTTGAAGAGCTTCTGCCCCAACAGCATGGTGAGGAGTCTCTTCCTTATGATATATTAGTGGAAAGATCAGAAGGTTACTCAGGTTCAGATATTCGATTACTTTGCAAAGAAGCAGCCATGCAACCTTTGAGACGCCTAATGGCTGTCCTTGAAGATAACCAGGAAGTAGTGCCTGAGGATG AGCTGCCGAATGTTGGGCCAGTTACGTCTAATGATATAGAAACTGCTTTGAGGAACACCAGACCGTCGGCACATTTACATGCTCATCGCTACGAGAAGTTCAATACAGACTATGGCAGTCAAATACTCCGATGA
- the LOC107899080 gene encoding katanin p60 ATPase-containing subunit A-like 2 isoform X2: protein MADEPSLTRWSFLFGRKRLPEPQNGQTADELDSNGTNSNVTSKENHPVRNTSDMAIYEQYRNQGTHSVHSNGAVSNGFDSRPQRSLLPAFESAEMRALGESLSRDIVRGNPDVKWESIKGLEDAKRLLKEAVVMPIKYPKYFTGLLSPWKGILLFGPPGTGKTMLAKAVATECKTTFFNISASSVVSKWRGDSEKLIKVLFDLARHHAPSTIFLDEIDAIISQRGGEGRSEHEASRRLKTEILIQMDGLTRSDELVFVLAATNLPWELDAAMLRRLEKRILVPLPEPEARKAMFEELLPQQHGEESLPYDILVERSEGYSGSDIRLLCKEAAMQPLRRLMAVLEDNQEVVPEDELPNVGPVTSNDIETALRNTRPSAHLHAHRYEKFNTDYGSQILR from the exons ATGGCTGATGAACCTTCTCTCACTCGATGGTCTTTTCTG TTTGGGAGGAAGAGATTGCCTGAGCCGCAAAATGGTCAAACTGCTGATGAGCTCGACTCCAATGGCACTAATTCGAACGTGACTTCAAAAGAAAACCACCCTGTCAGGAACACTTCTGATATGGCTATCTACGAGCAGTACCGGAACCAG GGTACACACTCGGTGCACTCAAATGGCGCGGTGTCTAATGGATTTGATTCGAGACC GCAAAGGTCTCTGCTTCCTGCTTTTGAATCTGCAGAAATGCGTGCATTAGGAGAGAGTTTAAGTag GGACATTGTTCGAGGGAATCCAGATGTTAAGTGGGAAAGCATCAAGGGATTAGAGGATGCCAAACGCTTACTTAAAGAGGCAGTTGTTATGCCTATAAAATATCCCAA GTACTTTACTGGTCTTCTTTCACCATGGAAGGGTATTCTCCTTTTTGGCCCCCCAGGGACAGGAAAG ACAATGCTGGCAAAGGCTGTAGCAACAGAATGCAAGACCACATTTTTCAATATTTCAGCATCATCTGTTGTCAGCAAATGGCGTG GTGATTCTGAGAAGTTAATAAAAGTACTATTTGACCTAGCAAGACACCATGCACCGTCTACCATTTTTCTTGATGAAATTGATGCCATTATAAGTCAGCGTGGTGGTGAAGGACGCAGCGAGCATGAAGCCAGTAGGCGTTTGAAAACTGAGATACTTATACAG ATGGATGGTTTGACACGGTCAGATGAGCTCGTGTTTGTTCTGGCAGCAACAAACCTCCCCTGGGAATTGGATGCTGCCATGCTCCGTCGTCTTGAGAAGCGA ATCCTTGTTCCTCTCCCAGAGCCTGAAGCAAGAAAAGCGATGTTTGAAGAGCTTCTGCCCCAACAGCATGGTGAGGAGTCTCTTCCTTATGATATATTAGTGGAAAGATCAGAAGGTTACTCAGGTTCAGATATTCGATTACTTTGCAAAGAAGCAGCCATGCAACCTTTGAGACGCCTAATGGCTGTCCTTGAAGATAACCAGGAAGTAGTGCCTGAGGATG AGCTGCCGAATGTTGGGCCAGTTACGTCTAATGATATAGAAACTGCTTTGAGGAACACCAGACCGTCGGCACATTTACATGCTCATCGCTACGAGAAGTTCAATACAGACTATGGCAGTCAAATACTCCGATGA